In a single window of the Nocardioides plantarum genome:
- a CDS encoding single-stranded DNA-binding protein has translation MGAQRKAGGQEPAELGSQEAINEVRLVGRLSAVPEEKELPSGDTLVSFRVVVPRPPDPKRTTKVDALECVAWTSRAKRSVRSWRMGDVVEVDGELRRRFFRTGSGPASRVEVQVTKGRVVRRARTG, from the coding sequence ATGGGTGCACAACGCAAGGCTGGTGGTCAGGAGCCCGCGGAGCTCGGGTCCCAGGAGGCGATCAACGAGGTACGTCTCGTGGGGCGGCTCTCCGCGGTGCCCGAGGAGAAGGAGCTACCCAGCGGGGACACGCTGGTGTCGTTCCGGGTGGTGGTGCCGCGACCCCCGGACCCCAAGCGCACCACCAAGGTCGATGCCCTCGAGTGTGTGGCATGGACGAGTCGTGCGAAGAGGTCGGTGCGATCGTGGCGGATGGGCGACGTCGTCGAGGTCGACGGCGAGCTGCGCCGGCGGTTCTTCAGGACCGGGTCAGGTCCGGCGTCACGGGTGGAGGTGCAGGTGACGAAGGGTCGGGTCGTTCGTCGAGCCAGGACCGGATGA